The Solibacillus sp. FSL W7-1464 genome contains a region encoding:
- a CDS encoding BaiN/RdsA family NAD(P)/FAD-dependent oxidoreductase, with amino-acid sequence MYDVIVIGGGPSGLMAAIAAAEQNKKVLLLEKGSKLGKKLAISGGGRCNVTNRLSAEEIIKHIPGNGRFLYSPFTVYNNEDIIAFFEGLGVALKEEDHGRMFPVSNRAQDVVDALVNEMKRLKVEVRLHTAVNKLLMDDEKIYGVRLESGEEIRTNAVVVAVGGKAVPQTGSTGDGYPWAERAGHTVTTLYPTEVPVTSKEPFIQSRELQGLALRDAAVSVLNKKGKVLVTHQMDMLFTHFGLSGPAILRCSQFIVKEQLKSGSAPVQVRIQSLPEYNEETCFQMLNNTIKEDPKKAVKNLWKSLVPERWLLFLMERAGIDAQLTGIELSQEKIRNFARELVAFTMDVHGTQPIEKAFVTGGGVSVKEIEPKTMASKKKQGLYFCGEILDIHGYTGGYNITSALVTGRIAGMSAGQQ; translated from the coding sequence ATGTATGATGTAATTGTAATAGGAGGCGGTCCATCAGGATTGATGGCAGCAATCGCCGCAGCCGAACAAAACAAAAAAGTGCTCCTCCTTGAAAAAGGCTCAAAACTTGGTAAGAAATTGGCTATATCAGGCGGTGGACGCTGTAACGTAACAAATCGACTATCAGCGGAAGAAATTATTAAACATATACCCGGAAACGGACGCTTTTTATATAGCCCCTTTACCGTTTATAATAATGAAGATATTATTGCATTTTTCGAAGGACTTGGCGTGGCATTAAAAGAAGAAGATCACGGGCGTATGTTCCCTGTATCCAACCGCGCACAAGATGTCGTTGATGCACTTGTCAATGAAATGAAACGATTAAAGGTGGAAGTCCGTTTACACACGGCAGTTAATAAATTGCTCATGGATGATGAAAAAATATATGGTGTACGATTGGAAAGTGGCGAAGAAATCCGTACAAATGCTGTTGTTGTAGCAGTCGGTGGTAAAGCTGTTCCTCAAACAGGCTCAACTGGAGACGGTTATCCGTGGGCGGAACGTGCAGGTCACACGGTTACTACGCTTTACCCTACAGAAGTTCCGGTAACATCAAAGGAACCGTTCATTCAATCACGTGAGCTACAAGGGCTGGCATTACGCGATGCCGCAGTCTCTGTTCTGAATAAAAAAGGAAAAGTTCTTGTAACACATCAGATGGATATGCTGTTTACACACTTCGGTTTAAGCGGTCCTGCCATTTTACGATGCAGCCAGTTTATTGTAAAAGAACAGCTGAAATCTGGCAGCGCACCCGTACAAGTACGAATTCAATCATTACCGGAGTATAACGAAGAAACATGTTTCCAAATGTTAAATAACACAATTAAGGAAGATCCGAAAAAAGCGGTGAAAAACTTATGGAAATCACTTGTTCCGGAACGTTGGCTCTTATTTTTAATGGAGCGTGCAGGTATTGACGCACAGTTAACAGGCATAGAATTATCTCAGGAGAAGATTCGCAATTTTGCACGTGAACTTGTCGCATTTACGATGGACGTTCACGGTACCCAACCGATTGAAAAAGCATTTGTTACAGGGGGCGGTGTTTCGGTAAAAGAAATAGAACCAAAAACAATGGCTTCCAAGAAAAAACAGGGACTCTACTTCTGTGGTGAGATTTTGGATATTCACGGTTATACAGGGGGTTATAATATTACTTCCGCGCTTGTAACAGGTCGAATTGCGGGTATGAGTGCGGGTCAACAGTAA